A region from the Spea bombifrons isolate aSpeBom1 chromosome 7, aSpeBom1.2.pri, whole genome shotgun sequence genome encodes:
- the GDE1 gene encoding glycerophosphodiester phosphodiesterase 1: MLWGESLLACYTALFLFLLLLTRSPLLSSCLICGLFSLLLCVRFQPIPRTRALQVLKPRGEVSSIAHRGGGHDAPENTLAAIRTAAKNGATGVELDLGFTSDGVPILMHDDTVERTTDGFGKLNDLTYAHIKTLNAAAKHHLQDKFHGERVPTLEEAVRECIHYNLIIYFDVKGHADQAAKTLGKLYKDYPHLYNNSIVCSFEPSVIYKMRQADQHVVTALTHRPWSLSHFGDGKKKFDSLLKHHWYMFLDVLLDWGLHNILWDLCGVSAFLMQKNYISQAYVDHWNLRGIEVVAWTVNSASEKSFYQTVLNSNYITDSLVEDCDPHY; the protein is encoded by the exons ATGCTGTGGGGCGAGAGTCTGCTGGCCTGTTACACCGCCCTCTTCCTGTTCTTGCTGCTCCTCACCCGCAGCCCGCTGCTCTCCTCATGCCTTATCTGCGGCCTTTTCTCCCTGCTGCTCTGCGTCAGGTTCCAGCCTATCCCGAGGACCAGGGCCTTGCAGGTGCTGAAGCCCCGGGGTGAGGTTTCTTCTATAGCTCACCGAGGCGGGGGGCACGATGCCCCTGAAAACACCCTGGCTGCGATCAGGACG GCTGCAAAGAACGGCGCTACTGGCGTGGAATTGGATCTTGGGTTTACGAGTGATGGAGTTCCCATTCTCATGCACGATGACACGGTTGAAAGAACAACAGATGGATTTGGCAAGTTGAATGACCTCACTTACGCTCACATCAAAACGCTTAATGCCGCAGCTAAGCATCACTTGCA GGACAAGTTCCATGGAGAAAGGGTTCCTACATTGGAAGAGGCAGTTAGAGAGTGCATACATTACAATCTGATTATTTACTTTGATGTCAAAGGCCATGCTGATCAG gctGCTAAAACTCTCGGGAAATTGTATAAGGATTACCCTCATCTGTATAACAACAGCATTGTGTGTTCATTCGAACCAAGTGTTATTTATAAA ATGAGACAAGCAGACCAACACGTTGTCACcgctctcacacacagaccGTGGAGCCTTAGTCACTTCGGAGATGGTAAAAAGAAATTTGattctttattaaaacatcACTGGTACATGTTTCTGGATGTTTTGCTGGACTGGGGGCTACACAACATACTATGGGATCTCTGTGGAGTATCGGCTTTCCTTATGCAGAAGAATTACATCTCACA AGCGTATGTGGACCATTGGAACCTCAGAGGTATCGAAGTTGTAGCGTGGACAGTTAACAGCGCTTCCGAAAAATCTTTTTATCAAACTGTCTTGAATAGCAATTACATCACTGACAGCTTGGTGGAAGACTGCGACCCCCACTACTGA